In Salisediminibacterium beveridgei, one DNA window encodes the following:
- the gtfA gene encoding sucrose phosphorylase, with translation MSVKNEIMLITYADSMGKNLKELNEVLETHFKGAVSGVHLLPFYPSSADRGFAPMTYQEVDPSFGTWKDVEVIARNYDTMYDFMINHISKSSAYFQDFVEKKDDSAYADLFIQYKDFWPNGEPTQEDVDKIYKRKPRAPYIDVTFKDGSSEKVWCTFDEEQIDLNVYHERTKQFMKDNLEFLAKRGASIIRLDAFAYATKKPGTDCFFLEPDTWEMLDEIQEILEPLGCDILPEIHEHYTIQLKLAERGYWVYDFALPMLVLHALYSGRTDRLSHWLKIAPRKSFTTLDTHDGIGVVDVADLMTQEEIESTRDDLFTKGANVKRVYNTMEYNNLDIYQLNCTYYSALGDNDQAYVLARALQFFAPGIPQVYYVGLLAGKNDLELLEETKVGRNINRHYYTKEEIADEMKRPVIDRLMNLMKFRNQYKAFDGEVEIKDDPDNHVLEMTRTTGKLKTMLTANLATHDFTIRYLDEKTGEMQELSV, from the coding sequence ATGTCTGTGAAAAATGAAATTATGCTGATTACTTACGCGGATAGCATGGGAAAGAATCTGAAAGAGCTGAATGAGGTCCTGGAAACGCATTTTAAGGGGGCTGTAAGCGGGGTTCACCTTCTTCCTTTTTATCCATCCTCTGCAGATCGAGGATTTGCACCAATGACATATCAGGAAGTAGATCCCTCTTTTGGGACTTGGAAAGACGTGGAGGTCATCGCCAGAAATTATGACACGATGTATGATTTTATGATCAATCATATTTCGAAAAGCTCTGCGTACTTTCAAGATTTTGTAGAGAAAAAAGATGATTCGGCGTATGCAGATCTATTTATCCAATACAAAGATTTTTGGCCGAATGGGGAACCGACTCAGGAAGATGTAGATAAGATTTATAAGCGTAAGCCACGGGCACCCTATATTGATGTAACATTTAAAGATGGTTCATCGGAAAAAGTATGGTGTACGTTTGATGAAGAACAGATTGACTTGAACGTCTATCATGAGCGGACGAAACAATTCATGAAAGACAATTTGGAATTTCTTGCGAAGAGAGGAGCTTCGATCATTCGACTTGATGCTTTTGCGTATGCGACTAAAAAACCGGGCACGGATTGCTTTTTTTTAGAGCCGGATACGTGGGAGATGCTAGATGAAATCCAGGAAATTCTCGAGCCATTAGGGTGCGATATCCTTCCGGAAATCCATGAGCACTATACCATTCAGCTGAAACTCGCAGAACGGGGGTATTGGGTGTATGATTTTGCGCTTCCTATGCTTGTGCTCCATGCACTTTACAGTGGTCGCACGGACCGCCTTTCGCACTGGCTGAAGATTGCACCGCGTAAATCATTTACGACGCTTGATACGCATGACGGGATTGGGGTAGTCGATGTGGCGGATTTAATGACGCAAGAAGAAATCGAATCCACACGCGATGATCTGTTTACCAAGGGTGCCAATGTGAAAAGGGTTTATAATACTATGGAATACAACAATCTCGATATTTATCAGCTGAACTGCACGTATTACAGTGCATTAGGTGATAATGATCAGGCTTACGTTCTGGCAAGAGCCCTTCAGTTTTTCGCACCTGGTATACCGCAGGTTTATTATGTCGGACTGCTTGCCGGTAAGAATGATCTCGAGCTTCTTGAAGAGACCAAAGTAGGACGGAACATCAATCGCCATTATTACACAAAAGAAGAGATTGCTGATGAAATGAAGCGACCAGTGATCGATCGACTGATGAATTTAATGAAGTTTCGCAACCAGTACAAGGCGTTTGATGGAGAAGTGGAAATCAAGGATGATCCGGATAATCACGTACTGGAAATGACTCGTACAACCGGCAAACTAAAAACGATGCTGACTGCGAACTTGGCAACGCATGACTTTACGATTCGCTATCTGGATGAAAAAACGGGTGAAATGCAGGAATTGTCCGTCTGA
- a CDS encoding M20/M25/M40 family metallo-hydrolase, which produces MVNNNRLIEEFLELVQIDSETGYERKIADHLTERLTLLGLEVMEDNSMEQTGHTAGNLLAVLKGNPALPVIYFTVHMDTVVPGKGVKPVRENGLIRSDGTTVLGADDKAGLAALLEMILVLKEEKVDHGSIQLVITVGEESGLVGSRSLHRASLIADFGYALDSDGDVGTIITAAPFQAKIHAIMKGKKAHAGVAPEKGVSAITMAGVAIADMKLGRIDEETTANIGWIKGGTQTNIVCDHVEMFMEARSLVKDKLEKQLEDMTRALQQAAENMGGEAVLETQHIYPGFKHDDDDQVITLAKRAAGEIGIVPNTRHSGGGSDANIIAGLGIPTANLGVGYQDIHTTSESISEKQLIHAAELVVEIVKEAVQEGKR; this is translated from the coding sequence ATGGTAAACAATAACAGGCTCATTGAGGAGTTTCTCGAGCTGGTACAAATCGATTCTGAAACGGGTTATGAACGGAAAATAGCAGATCATTTAACGGAACGATTAACCTTATTAGGCCTTGAAGTGATGGAAGATAACAGTATGGAACAAACTGGACATACTGCCGGAAACCTTTTGGCAGTATTAAAGGGAAATCCCGCATTGCCGGTCATTTATTTTACCGTACATATGGATACAGTGGTGCCGGGAAAAGGCGTAAAGCCGGTTCGTGAGAACGGGTTGATTCGTTCAGATGGAACGACGGTTTTGGGGGCAGATGATAAGGCAGGTCTTGCTGCATTATTGGAAATGATTCTTGTCTTGAAGGAAGAAAAAGTCGACCATGGGTCGATTCAATTGGTTATTACGGTTGGAGAAGAATCGGGACTGGTTGGTTCTAGGTCGTTGCATCGGGCAAGTCTGATCGCAGATTTCGGCTATGCCTTGGATAGTGATGGAGACGTAGGCACGATCATTACTGCAGCTCCTTTTCAAGCGAAGATACATGCCATTATGAAAGGGAAAAAAGCCCATGCGGGTGTTGCACCTGAAAAAGGAGTATCTGCAATCACCATGGCCGGGGTTGCCATTGCGGATATGAAGTTGGGACGCATTGATGAAGAAACAACAGCAAATATTGGCTGGATCAAGGGCGGAACACAAACAAATATCGTATGTGATCATGTGGAAATGTTTATGGAAGCTCGTTCTCTTGTGAAAGATAAGCTGGAAAAACAACTTGAAGATATGACGAGAGCTCTTCAACAGGCAGCGGAGAATATGGGTGGTGAGGCAGTGCTCGAAACCCAACATATCTATCCAGGTTTTAAACATGATGATGACGATCAGGTGATAACACTTGCGAAACGAGCAGCGGGCGAAATTGGAATTGTGCCAAACACCCGTCATTCAGGAGGTGGCAGTGATGCAAACATCATTGCCGGACTTGGAATACCGACGGCAAATCTAGGTGTCGGTTACCAGGACATTCATACGACGAGTGAATCTATTTCTGAAAAACAATTGATCCATGCAGCAGAACTGGTTGTGGAAATTGTGAAAGAAGCAGTTCAGGAAGGGAAAAGGTGA
- a CDS encoding LacI family DNA-binding transcriptional regulator, with amino-acid sequence MVTIKDIAREAGVSVTSVSRVLNDRGYLSDDLKNSVYEAMEKLNYLPNEMARSLQRKKTSVIGLIIPDVAHPFFSQWTKVIEQEAFKRGYKILLCNSDHDAVKEQEYVDMLQASRVDGLIFASHTQDIRHFEMLAQPVLAFERDLGPQIPRITSDHHSGGKMAIEHLYGKGCRSILIAGGHSDLKIAGEDRYSGAIHALEDLGVHYEWIHGDYNTLKLEVLREKIIHHLQAAERQFDGIFAGSDVIAGMAVQIAKEKGLLVPDDIKITGYDGAELSIYMPCTITTILQPIDEMARTSVTLLIDQIENPDKRSKSPEPFKVKLRQGMTT; translated from the coding sequence ATGGTGACGATTAAAGATATTGCCAGGGAAGCGGGGGTTTCCGTTACGAGTGTTTCACGCGTGCTGAATGATCGGGGCTATCTGAGTGATGATTTGAAAAACAGTGTCTATGAAGCAATGGAGAAATTGAATTATCTGCCCAATGAAATGGCCCGATCCCTGCAGCGTAAAAAGACGTCAGTGATAGGGTTGATCATTCCTGACGTGGCCCATCCATTCTTTTCTCAGTGGACAAAAGTGATTGAACAGGAGGCTTTCAAGCGCGGCTATAAAATCCTGCTCTGTAACAGTGATCATGATGCTGTAAAGGAACAGGAATATGTAGACATGCTTCAGGCGAGCCGTGTGGATGGACTGATCTTTGCGAGTCACACGCAAGACATCAGACATTTTGAAATGCTGGCTCAGCCCGTACTGGCTTTTGAACGGGATCTAGGACCACAGATTCCAAGAATTACTTCTGATCATCATAGTGGGGGCAAAATGGCCATTGAACACCTTTATGGTAAAGGGTGCCGGTCTATTTTGATAGCGGGTGGCCATTCGGATCTTAAGATTGCAGGAGAAGACCGTTATTCAGGTGCCATACATGCACTCGAAGACTTGGGTGTTCATTATGAATGGATTCACGGAGACTACAACACCTTAAAGCTTGAGGTATTAAGAGAGAAGATCATTCATCATTTACAGGCTGCTGAACGGCAGTTTGACGGTATCTTTGCCGGTAGTGACGTGATTGCCGGCATGGCAGTTCAAATTGCAAAAGAAAAGGGCCTTCTTGTACCGGATGATATCAAGATCACAGGTTATGACGGTGCGGAGTTGAGTATTTATATGCCTTGCACCATAACGACGATCTTGCAGCCGATTGATGAGATGGCGAGAACATCGGTCACGTTATTGATTGATCAAATTGAAAATCCTGATAAACGATCAAAAAGTCCGGAACCTTTTAAAGTAAAATTGAGACAGGGAATGACGACCTGA
- the fliS gene encoding flagellar export chaperone FliS, whose amino-acid sequence MITNDALHKKTPQELTTLLYEALLDNLEEGKSAIETKDFMIANEKLQKATDILHRLGGGLNYEAGIISDQLDALYNYAADLVVTANYEKNSEKLRLAIEAITPIVEAWQTALKTNQDKQPRMMKQKANAYEQSAIYE is encoded by the coding sequence ATGATTACTAACGACGCATTACATAAAAAAACCCCCCAGGAGCTTACGACTTTACTGTATGAAGCATTGCTCGACAATCTTGAAGAGGGTAAATCCGCCATTGAAACGAAAGATTTCATGATTGCTAATGAGAAGCTTCAAAAAGCTACCGATATTTTACACCGATTGGGCGGTGGCTTGAACTACGAGGCAGGCATCATTTCCGATCAGCTCGATGCCCTGTATAATTATGCTGCAGATCTGGTCGTCACAGCCAATTATGAAAAAAATTCTGAGAAGCTGCGACTTGCAATCGAAGCCATAACACCCATAGTGGAAGCTTGGCAAACCGCATTGAAGACCAATCAGGATAAACAGCCACGGATGATGAAGCAAAAAGCCAATGCCTACGAGCAGTCGGCCATCTACGAATAA
- a CDS encoding flagellin N-terminal helical domain-containing protein, with amino-acid sequence MKINNNIQALNAYRNLNQNQMNTSKNLEKLSSGLRINRAADDAAGLAISEKMRSQIRGLKMAERNAMDGISLMQTSEGAMQESHTMLQRMRELAVQAANDTNTDNDRDQIQKEIDQLKLEIDSISEKTEFNTRKLLDGSSAMVSSFPSNGNDETNIMGEPNILDPNYATGNYELNISSSELDVVINQPGPGLNNSDYVTIDGFGTDEAEDMKFGEYTIITRSVNEDNTEATIEILDPDGLSLGQPKSIDIGSNAPEEGDQPENIFGLGIDTSRINGADTAKISIEAKAELTLSRYDDDFVNFNEAENDDIADPVRTTQEIRSKNGNFRYERIDFSFNANIADGDQTFNITNNALAFQIGPNTNQDVMIDIPRMNQVALGVEDVSVLDNEAANQAIFSIDKAIDTLNDARSKLGAVQNRMEHTINNLQVTHENLTSAESRIRDADMAEEMTEFTKNNILNQSATAMLAQANQLPQGVLQLLQ; translated from the coding sequence ATGAAAATCAATAATAATATTCAGGCGTTAAACGCCTACCGTAACCTCAATCAAAACCAGATGAATACATCCAAAAATCTCGAGAAATTAAGCTCAGGTCTACGCATCAACCGTGCAGCGGACGATGCAGCCGGACTTGCCATTTCTGAAAAGATGCGATCTCAGATCCGCGGCCTTAAGATGGCCGAACGAAATGCCATGGACGGCATTTCGTTAATGCAGACATCAGAAGGAGCGATGCAGGAATCACATACCATGCTTCAGCGCATGCGTGAGCTTGCCGTCCAGGCAGCAAATGACACGAATACGGATAACGACAGAGATCAGATTCAAAAAGAAATTGATCAGTTAAAACTGGAAATTGATTCGATATCTGAGAAAACCGAATTTAATACGAGGAAACTATTGGATGGAAGCAGTGCGATGGTGTCAAGTTTTCCTTCCAATGGAAATGATGAAACAAATATAATGGGTGAGCCGAATATTTTGGATCCTAATTATGCTACGGGAAATTATGAACTTAATATTTCATCAAGTGAATTAGATGTGGTTATAAATCAACCTGGACCAGGATTAAATAATTCAGATTATGTAACGATTGATGGCTTTGGGACAGATGAAGCTGAAGATATGAAATTTGGAGAATATACTATCATTACCAGAAGTGTTAATGAGGATAATACCGAAGCAACAATTGAAATATTAGATCCTGATGGATTGTCTTTAGGACAACCAAAAAGTATAGATATTGGAAGCAATGCTCCCGAAGAAGGAGATCAACCTGAAAATATATTTGGTTTAGGAATAGATACTAGTAGAATTAATGGTGCAGATACAGCTAAAATTAGTATTGAAGCAAAGGCAGAATTGACATTAAGCAGATATGATGATGACTTTGTTAACTTTAATGAAGCAGAGAATGATGATATTGCTGATCCTGTCAGAACTACGCAAGAGATCAGATCAAAGAACGGGAATTTCAGATACGAAAGAATTGATTTTTCCTTTAATGCAAATATTGCAGATGGAGATCAGACTTTTAACATCACTAATAATGCCCTTGCATTTCAGATTGGTCCAAATACAAATCAAGATGTAATGATTGATATCCCTAGAATGAATCAAGTGGCTTTGGGCGTTGAAGATGTTTCTGTATTAGATAATGAAGCTGCTAATCAAGCTATATTTTCAATAGACAAAGCCATAGATACTTTAAACGATGCGCGCTCCAAGCTTGGTGCGGTGCAAAATCGAATGGAACATACGATTAATAATCTGCAAGTGACCCACGAAAACCTGACCAGTGCGGAGTCCCGAATCCGGGATGCTGATATGGCGGAAGAAATGACAGAGTTCACGAAGAACAATATTCTGAACCAGTCAGCCACGGCGATGCTGGCACAGGCCAATCAGCTGCCTCAGGGTGTTCTGCAGCTGTTGCAATAA
- a CDS encoding DNA polymerase IV, with amino-acid sequence MNSFYASVEAAYDPVLRGKPLAIAGNAKERRGIVVTASYEARAKGVKPPMPLWEAEKACPGLLVRPPNFERYREMSKRIFDILYSYTPLVEPVSIDEGFMDVTDVHFEGRHGLDLAQQIQDHIFQELHLPSSIGVAPNKFLAKMASDMKKPMGISVLRKRQVEDILWPMKAVEMHGIGQKTADKLSRLGFFTIGDIANGDPSFLEEKFGVAGRQMHNKAHGIDFRAVDPESIHDFKSIGNSTTLPRDTANKQEIIRVLRNLSDSVSRRLKRKDVYAGNIQLTIRYYDRKTITRSRKLSYPVDGTDAIYEQAKALFDQYWNGRTVRLLGVTGMDLVQKGFAVKPLDLFNYAEDEKHDRLQSLIGEVRSRFGEGALLKGTQIGGASYSDQLRDKKGRGTSLEKDFLRGSIGKEEVEDDSE; translated from the coding sequence ATGAACAGTTTTTATGCATCTGTTGAAGCGGCTTACGATCCTGTTCTGCGAGGGAAACCACTTGCGATTGCAGGAAATGCTAAAGAGAGAAGGGGCATTGTAGTCACGGCGAGTTATGAGGCTAGGGCGAAAGGGGTAAAGCCTCCTATGCCGCTTTGGGAGGCGGAAAAGGCTTGTCCTGGCCTGCTCGTACGTCCTCCAAATTTTGAGCGGTACCGTGAAATGTCCAAGCGTATATTTGATATTCTTTACTCATATACACCTCTCGTGGAGCCAGTTTCAATCGATGAGGGTTTTATGGATGTAACGGATGTTCATTTTGAAGGCCGGCATGGACTGGATCTGGCTCAGCAGATTCAAGATCATATATTTCAGGAACTGCATTTGCCTTCGAGCATCGGTGTCGCGCCTAACAAATTTTTGGCAAAAATGGCCAGCGATATGAAAAAACCGATGGGAATATCGGTGCTGAGAAAAAGACAAGTGGAGGACATACTTTGGCCGATGAAAGCTGTGGAAATGCATGGGATAGGACAAAAAACAGCGGATAAATTAAGCAGGCTGGGTTTTTTTACGATTGGGGATATTGCCAATGGAGATCCTTCATTTTTAGAGGAGAAATTTGGCGTAGCCGGGCGTCAGATGCACAATAAAGCCCATGGAATTGATTTCAGAGCAGTGGATCCTGAGAGCATTCATGATTTTAAGAGTATTGGGAATTCCACAACACTCCCCAGAGACACAGCAAACAAACAGGAAATCATTCGAGTTCTGCGAAATTTATCCGATTCAGTCAGTCGACGATTAAAACGTAAAGATGTTTATGCAGGCAATATTCAGTTAACCATCCGTTACTATGACCGGAAAACGATTACCCGTTCAAGAAAGCTTAGTTATCCGGTGGATGGAACCGATGCGATTTATGAACAGGCGAAAGCGTTGTTCGATCAGTACTGGAATGGTCGTACAGTCAGGCTGCTCGGAGTAACTGGGATGGATCTGGTTCAAAAAGGATTCGCTGTAAAACCTTTGGATCTCTTTAACTATGCAGAAGACGAGAAACATGACCGATTGCAGTCACTAATTGGGGAAGTGCGCTCGCGTTTTGGTGAAGGTGCCTTGCTTAAAGGTACACAGATAGGCGGGGCATCGTATTCGGATCAGTTACGGGACAAAAAAGGAAGGGGAACCAGCCTGGAGAAAGATTTCCTCAGAGGTTCCATCGGAAAAGAAGAGGTTGAGGATGATTCTGAGTGA
- a CDS encoding MarR family winged helix-turn-helix transcriptional regulator: MNREYEQHILLNHIRAASKTVDDDWQRNAKSIGLTAAEQHILWIVHSYESLSVTDIADIGLWDRSTVMQVLKRMQGKDLIEMQKDHYDRRRSFVYLTDAGKQKRVESSQFEFEMYTFMKKYFEDKKELLEGMNDFFKAANTHFHGKSFINWLEHSKESDMFKDKKE; this comes from the coding sequence ATGAATAGAGAATACGAACAGCATATCTTGTTAAATCATATTCGGGCTGCTTCAAAAACGGTGGATGATGATTGGCAACGCAATGCGAAAAGCATCGGTCTTACTGCCGCAGAACAGCATATTCTCTGGATTGTTCACTCTTATGAGTCACTTTCAGTAACAGACATTGCAGATATCGGACTTTGGGATCGTTCTACTGTGATGCAGGTTTTAAAACGCATGCAGGGAAAAGATCTGATCGAAATGCAGAAGGATCATTATGATCGCAGGCGTTCTTTTGTGTATTTGACAGATGCAGGAAAACAGAAAAGGGTGGAATCGAGTCAATTTGAGTTTGAGATGTATACTTTTATGAAGAAATATTTTGAGGATAAAAAAGAATTATTAGAGGGGATGAATGACTTTTTTAAAGCAGCGAATACCCATTTTCATGGAAAATCATTCATCAACTGGCTGGAGCATTCAAAAGAAAGCGACATGTTTAAAGACAAAAAAGAGTGA
- a CDS encoding EscU/YscU/HrcU family type III secretion system export apparatus switch protein produces MMISKHFNHVNRRKVNGPSAAVIRYDESNDDDPKVIASGKGYIAERILELAKENHIHMEEDALLLENLIDMDLGENIPPQLYAVIAEILLMIEEIERNY; encoded by the coding sequence ATGATGATTTCAAAGCATTTCAATCATGTGAACCGTCGAAAAGTGAATGGCCCCAGTGCCGCCGTGATCCGCTATGATGAAAGCAATGATGATGACCCGAAAGTCATAGCATCAGGCAAAGGCTATATTGCCGAAAGGATTCTTGAGCTGGCAAAGGAAAATCACATTCACATGGAGGAGGATGCTCTTCTTCTTGAAAATTTGATTGATATGGATCTCGGTGAAAACATCCCCCCGCAGTTATATGCAGTGATTGCGGAAATTCTGCTTATGATTGAAGAAATTGAACGAAATTATTAA
- a CDS encoding acyl-CoA carboxylase subunit beta: protein MDLYDKINELYDKRRKVELGGGDRRIAKQHEKGKLTARERIDLLLDEESFTEIQGFVEHRFDEPGLEKGEAPGEGVVTGYGTIQGRKVFLFAQDFTVYGGALGEMHAKKIAYVMDLAVKTKAPFIGLNDSGGARIQEGVLSLDGYGHVFYRNAVYSGVIPQISVILGPCAGGAVYSPAITDFVFMVEKTSQMFITGPKVIETVTGEGISSEELGGADVHSSKSGNAHFTAPSEQEVLEGVRELLSYLPSGQGEAPPYREPVEQEDDLNDLLDDVPVDPSKPYDVRKVIDQVMDQDSFLEVHRKFAKNAVVGFARLNGYSIGIVANQPKVMAGGLDINSSDKISRFIRFCDSFEIPIVTFEDVTGFLPGVQQEHGGIIRHGAKILYAYSEATVPKITVITRKAYGGAYVALNSKSIGADLVFAWPNAEIAVMGPHGAANVIFAKEIAEADHPDTVRAEKIDLYREKFANPYIAAANGMVDDVIDPRDTRKRLKNSFEMLRNKAEERPKKKHGNIPL, encoded by the coding sequence TGATAAACGGCGGAAAGTAGAACTTGGGGGTGGTGATCGTCGCATTGCCAAACAGCATGAAAAGGGAAAACTGACAGCAAGAGAGCGTATCGATCTGCTTCTTGATGAAGAGAGTTTTACTGAAATTCAAGGTTTCGTAGAGCACCGCTTTGATGAGCCTGGATTGGAAAAAGGCGAGGCTCCTGGAGAAGGAGTAGTCACTGGTTATGGAACAATCCAAGGCCGGAAAGTCTTTTTGTTTGCACAAGACTTCACTGTCTATGGCGGGGCGTTAGGGGAGATGCATGCAAAAAAAATTGCCTACGTCATGGATCTTGCAGTAAAAACAAAAGCGCCATTTATCGGTCTGAATGATTCCGGCGGTGCCCGAATTCAAGAAGGGGTTCTGTCATTGGACGGATATGGGCATGTATTTTACCGCAATGCTGTTTATTCGGGTGTTATTCCGCAAATTTCTGTCATCTTGGGGCCTTGCGCCGGTGGTGCAGTTTATTCCCCGGCGATTACCGATTTTGTATTCATGGTTGAAAAGACAAGCCAGATGTTCATAACCGGTCCGAAAGTCATTGAGACGGTTACCGGTGAAGGTATTTCTTCCGAGGAGCTTGGCGGGGCAGATGTACATAGTTCCAAAAGCGGTAATGCTCATTTCACAGCGCCTTCCGAACAGGAAGTGTTAGAAGGTGTACGAGAACTTTTATCCTATCTTCCGAGCGGTCAAGGAGAAGCACCGCCTTATCGTGAACCGGTTGAACAAGAAGATGATCTGAATGATCTTCTTGACGATGTACCGGTGGATCCTTCGAAACCGTACGATGTCCGAAAGGTGATCGATCAAGTTATGGATCAGGATAGTTTTCTTGAGGTACATCGTAAATTTGCGAAAAATGCCGTTGTCGGCTTTGCCAGACTGAATGGTTACAGTATAGGAATCGTTGCTAACCAACCAAAAGTCATGGCCGGGGGACTTGATATTAATTCATCGGACAAGATCAGCCGTTTTATCCGGTTTTGCGACAGTTTTGAAATTCCTATCGTTACATTTGAAGATGTGACCGGTTTTTTACCGGGGGTACAGCAGGAACATGGCGGCATTATCCGTCATGGGGCTAAAATCCTTTATGCGTATTCGGAAGCTACCGTGCCGAAAATTACCGTAATAACGAGAAAAGCATACGGCGGTGCATACGTTGCATTGAACAGTAAATCCATTGGAGCAGATCTCGTATTTGCGTGGCCGAATGCTGAGATCGCTGTGATGGGTCCACATGGCGCAGCGAATGTCATATTTGCAAAAGAAATAGCCGAAGCGGATCATCCTGATACAGTCAGAGCTGAAAAAATCGATCTCTATCGTGAGAAATTTGCCAATCCGTATATCGCTGCTGCAAATGGAATGGTTGATGATGTAATCGATCCGAGAGATACCCGCAAACGGTTGAAAAACAGTTTTGAAATGCTTCGAAATAAAGCTGAAGAGAGGCCAAAAAAGAAACATGGGAATATTCCCTTATAA
- a CDS encoding YaaR family protein, translating into MEVNKVGRTGLNRSGQSASQGTEAKVTFQEIMKQGRNNAQYERLGELLGKIEDQGKTLSESRTVDELRKYKQLVKEFMDDAVKLGLNLEERKGFNRRGRTKVYKIVEEVDRKLLDLTDAVIHEQKKSLDILNMVGEIQGLLINIYA; encoded by the coding sequence ATGGAAGTAAACAAAGTAGGGCGCACCGGTTTAAATCGATCAGGACAATCTGCATCTCAAGGAACCGAAGCGAAGGTGACATTCCAGGAAATTATGAAGCAGGGGCGAAATAATGCCCAATACGAACGATTAGGTGAACTTCTTGGGAAGATTGAAGATCAAGGGAAGACATTGTCAGAATCCAGAACGGTGGATGAACTGCGGAAATATAAGCAGCTGGTCAAAGAGTTTATGGATGATGCCGTGAAACTTGGGCTCAATCTCGAGGAACGAAAAGGCTTTAACCGTCGTGGACGAACGAAAGTCTATAAAATCGTTGAGGAAGTTGACCGGAAGTTGTTGGATCTGACAGACGCTGTTATTCATGAACAAAAAAAATCATTGGATATCCTGAACATGGTCGGGGAAATTCAGGGACTGTTGATTAATATCTATGCCTGA